The proteins below are encoded in one region of Amycolatopsis magusensis:
- a CDS encoding sodium/solute symporter — MQLNPWALAGIVLVGMVTFYLGHRSSRFASSTHDFLVARRTVRSRRNAAAISGEYLSAASFLGVAGIVLKEGADALWFPIGFTAGYLALMLFVAAPLRRSGAYTLPDFLEARLGSLPLRRFSTAFVVFIGILYMVPQLQGAGLGLTTILGTPAWAGAVVVTVVVTINVIAGGMRAITVVQAFQYWLKLFAIAAPTFVLCVVFIGGGAGPTAGSLGTAAPPMFTEETTVDVQTPVTLRVAVPTVLYADGVVDGAKSEGVVFWSPEVTPEVGEGTKLRFPAGSPVPVVTGAVADNSTWLLPASADVTDLLSTYSLMFATFLGTMGLPHVLVRFYTNPDGKAARRTTVHVLLLLGLFYLFPALLGALSRLYVPELLVTGQTDAAVLLLPSAMLGGLGGQILGAVTAAGAFAAFLSTASGLLVSVAGVLSTDVLPGRVRDFRLATVLVALAPLGIALALRQDDLSLSVGMTFALAASTFSPMLLLGIWWRKLTWTGAMAGMVVGGTLVLGALAVTIVSGYTGDWAPWFAVQPALFTVPAAFLATMLVSKATAHRVPDDLNAVMLRLHAPDPLGFMRDRAVARFGQAEEKARTGRGRHRK, encoded by the coding sequence GTGCAGCTGAACCCGTGGGCGCTGGCCGGCATCGTGCTGGTCGGCATGGTCACGTTCTACCTCGGCCACCGGTCCTCGCGGTTCGCCAGCAGCACGCACGACTTCCTGGTCGCCCGCCGGACCGTGCGGTCCCGGCGCAACGCGGCCGCCATCTCCGGTGAGTACCTGTCGGCGGCCTCGTTCCTCGGGGTCGCGGGCATCGTGCTCAAGGAGGGCGCCGACGCGCTGTGGTTCCCGATCGGCTTCACCGCGGGTTACCTGGCGCTGATGCTGTTCGTCGCCGCGCCGCTGCGGCGTTCCGGCGCGTACACGCTGCCGGACTTCCTCGAAGCGCGGCTCGGGTCGCTGCCGCTGCGCCGGTTCTCCACCGCCTTCGTGGTGTTCATCGGCATCCTCTACATGGTCCCGCAGCTGCAGGGCGCCGGGCTCGGGCTGACCACCATCCTCGGCACGCCCGCGTGGGCCGGCGCGGTGGTGGTGACCGTGGTGGTGACCATCAACGTGATCGCCGGCGGCATGCGCGCGATCACCGTGGTCCAGGCGTTCCAGTACTGGCTGAAGCTGTTCGCCATCGCCGCGCCGACGTTCGTGCTGTGCGTGGTGTTCATCGGGGGCGGGGCCGGGCCGACCGCCGGCTCGCTGGGCACGGCGGCGCCCCCGATGTTCACCGAGGAAACCACGGTCGACGTGCAGACCCCGGTCACGCTGAGGGTGGCCGTGCCGACCGTGCTCTACGCGGACGGCGTGGTGGACGGGGCGAAGTCCGAGGGCGTGGTGTTCTGGTCGCCCGAGGTCACCCCGGAGGTCGGCGAGGGCACCAAGCTGCGCTTCCCGGCGGGCTCACCGGTGCCGGTGGTGACCGGGGCGGTGGCCGACAACTCGACCTGGCTGCTGCCCGCCTCCGCCGACGTGACCGACCTGCTCAGCACGTATTCGCTGATGTTCGCCACGTTCCTCGGCACGATGGGCCTGCCGCACGTGCTGGTCCGCTTCTACACCAACCCGGACGGCAAGGCCGCGCGCCGGACCACGGTGCACGTCCTGCTGCTGCTCGGCCTGTTCTACCTCTTCCCGGCGCTGCTCGGCGCGTTGTCCCGGTTGTACGTGCCGGAGCTGCTGGTCACCGGGCAGACCGACGCCGCGGTGCTGCTGCTGCCCTCGGCGATGCTGGGCGGGCTCGGCGGGCAGATCCTCGGCGCGGTCACCGCCGCCGGTGCCTTCGCCGCCTTCCTGTCCACCGCGTCGGGCCTGCTGGTCAGCGTGGCCGGGGTGCTGTCCACCGACGTGCTGCCCGGCCGCGTCCGCGACTTCCGGCTGGCCACCGTGCTGGTCGCGCTGGCCCCGCTGGGCATCGCGCTGGCCCTGCGCCAGGACGACCTGTCGCTCAGCGTCGGCATGACCTTCGCGCTGGCCGCGTCCACCTTCAGCCCGATGCTGCTGCTCGGCATCTGGTGGCGGAAGCTGACCTGGACCGGGGCGATGGCGGGCATGGTCGTCGGCGGCACGCTGGTGCTGGGCGCGCTCGCGGTGACCATCGTCAGCGGGTACACCGGCGACTGGGCGCCGTGGTTCGCCGTGCAGCCCGCGTTGTTCACCGTGCCCGCCGCGTTCCTGGCCACGATGCTGGTCAGCAAGGCCACCGCGCACCGGGTGCCCGACGACCTGAACGCGGTGATGCTGCGCCTGCACGCGCCGGACCCGCTGGGCTTCATGCGCGACCGCGCGGTGGCGCGGTTCGGTCAGGCGGAGGAAAAGGCACGCACCGGCCGCGGGCGGCACCGGAAGTAA
- a CDS encoding solute symporter family protein, producing MNLAQGVQGSNPVLNISIFGAFVVVTLVIVFRASRNTKTASDYYAAGRAFSGPQNGIAIAGDYLSAASFLGIAGAIAVYGYDGFLYSIGFLVAWLVALLLVAELLRNTGKFTMGDVLAFRMKQRPVRAAAATSTLAVSFFYLLAQMAGAGILVSLLLGISSTAGQAVVIAVVGLVMIIYVLVGGMKGTTWVQIIKAALLISGAFAMTVWVLARYGFNLSELLGSAAQRAGDAVLNPGTRYGVSETSKIDFLSLGIALVLGTAGLPHVLMRFYTVPTAKDARKSVVWAIGLIGLFYLFTLVLGYGAGAIVGKDAINKAPGKENSAAPLLAQALGGPILLGFIAAVAFATILAVVAGLTITASASFAHDVYANVIKKGKVSDSNAEVRVARITAVVIGAVAIVGGILAKDQNVAFLVALAFAVAASANLPTILYSLFWKRFNTSGALWSIYGGLGVTIVLIIFSPAVSGLPNSMIKGVDFHWFPLQNPGLVSIPLSFFLGWLGTVLSKEHNQDKYAEMEVRSLTGLGAEKATPH from the coding sequence GTGAACCTCGCGCAGGGTGTCCAGGGGTCGAACCCCGTGCTGAACATCAGCATCTTCGGGGCGTTCGTGGTTGTGACGCTGGTGATCGTGTTCCGGGCTTCGCGGAACACGAAGACGGCGTCGGACTACTACGCCGCCGGGCGCGCGTTTTCCGGCCCGCAGAACGGGATCGCGATCGCCGGTGACTACCTTTCGGCCGCGTCCTTCCTCGGTATCGCCGGGGCGATCGCGGTCTACGGATACGACGGTTTCCTGTACTCGATCGGGTTCCTCGTCGCCTGGTTGGTGGCTTTGCTGCTGGTCGCGGAGCTGTTGCGCAACACCGGCAAGTTCACCATGGGCGACGTGCTGGCGTTCCGCATGAAGCAACGGCCGGTGCGCGCGGCCGCGGCGACCTCGACGCTGGCGGTCAGCTTCTTCTACCTGCTGGCGCAGATGGCCGGTGCGGGCATCCTCGTTTCGTTGCTGCTGGGCATTTCCAGCACCGCCGGGCAGGCCGTGGTGATCGCGGTGGTCGGTCTCGTGATGATCATCTACGTGCTGGTCGGCGGGATGAAGGGCACCACCTGGGTGCAGATCATCAAGGCCGCGCTGCTGATTTCCGGCGCGTTCGCGATGACCGTGTGGGTGCTGGCGCGGTACGGGTTCAACCTGTCGGAGCTGCTGGGCAGCGCGGCCCAGCGCGCCGGGGATGCCGTCCTGAACCCGGGAACCCGGTACGGCGTCTCGGAGACCTCGAAGATCGACTTCCTGTCCCTGGGTATCGCGTTGGTGCTCGGTACCGCAGGCCTGCCGCACGTGCTGATGCGCTTCTACACCGTGCCCACGGCGAAGGACGCGCGGAAGTCGGTGGTCTGGGCGATCGGCCTGATCGGGCTGTTCTACCTGTTCACCCTGGTCCTCGGCTACGGCGCAGGCGCGATCGTCGGCAAGGACGCGATCAACAAGGCACCGGGCAAGGAGAACTCGGCCGCGCCCCTGCTCGCGCAAGCGCTCGGTGGGCCGATCCTGCTCGGGTTCATCGCCGCGGTGGCGTTCGCGACGATCCTCGCTGTGGTGGCTGGTCTCACGATCACCGCGTCGGCGTCGTTCGCGCACGACGTGTACGCCAACGTGATCAAGAAGGGCAAGGTCTCCGACAGCAACGCCGAAGTCCGCGTCGCCCGCATCACCGCCGTGGTGATCGGCGCGGTCGCGATCGTCGGCGGCATCCTGGCCAAGGACCAGAACGTCGCGTTCCTGGTCGCGCTGGCGTTCGCGGTCGCGGCGTCGGCGAACCTGCCGACCATCCTGTACTCGTTGTTCTGGAAGCGGTTCAACACCTCGGGCGCGTTGTGGTCGATCTACGGCGGCCTCGGCGTCACCATCGTGCTGATCATCTTCTCGCCCGCGGTCTCCGGACTGCCGAACTCGATGATCAAGGGCGTGGACTTCCACTGGTTCCCGCTGCAGAACCCCGGCCTCGTGTCGATCCCGCTGTCGTTCTTCCTCGGCTGGCTCGGCACCGTCCTGTCCAAGGAACACAACCAGGACAAGTACGCGGAGATGGAGGTCCGCTCGCTCACCGGGTTGGGGGCGGAGAAAGCGACTCCGCACTGA
- a CDS encoding Fpg/Nei family DNA glycosylase — protein sequence MPELPEVEALAHHLREFAVGRVVSRVDVASMTVLKTVSPAWTELKGREVTAAGRFGKHLDLDCDGIHLVTHLARAGWLRWSDSLSPTPPKPGKGPLALRVHLSGPGFDLTEAGTKKGLAVWITRDPAEIPSIARLGPDALTVDRTKLAELFRGRTERLKTALTDQSLIAGIGNAYSDEILHTAKLSPYATTGKLSDEALDRLSGAISGVLTDAVERSVGQAAARLKGEKRSGLRVHARAGMPCPVCGDTVREISFADKAFQYCPTCQTGGKPLADRRLSRLLK from the coding sequence ATGCCCGAACTGCCCGAGGTCGAAGCGCTGGCGCACCACCTGCGTGAGTTCGCCGTCGGGCGGGTGGTCAGCCGGGTGGACGTGGCTTCGATGACCGTGCTGAAGACGGTCAGCCCGGCCTGGACGGAGCTGAAGGGCCGCGAGGTCACCGCGGCGGGCCGGTTCGGCAAGCACCTCGATCTCGACTGCGACGGCATCCACCTGGTCACGCACCTGGCCAGGGCGGGCTGGCTGCGCTGGTCGGATTCGCTCTCCCCGACGCCGCCCAAGCCCGGGAAGGGGCCGCTGGCGCTGCGGGTGCACCTGTCCGGCCCCGGGTTCGACCTGACCGAGGCGGGCACGAAGAAGGGGCTCGCGGTGTGGATCACCCGCGACCCTGCCGAAATCCCCAGCATCGCGCGACTGGGCCCCGACGCGCTGACCGTGGACCGGACGAAGCTCGCCGAGTTGTTCCGCGGCCGGACCGAGCGCCTCAAGACCGCGCTGACCGACCAGTCGCTGATCGCGGGCATCGGCAACGCCTACTCCGACGAGATCCTGCACACCGCGAAGCTCTCGCCGTACGCCACCACCGGCAAGCTCTCCGACGAGGCGCTGGACCGGCTGTCCGGCGCGATCTCCGGCGTGCTCACCGACGCCGTGGAGCGCTCGGTGGGCCAGGCCGCCGCGCGGTTGAAGGGCGAGAAGCGCTCGGGACTGAGGGTGCACGCGCGCGCCGGGATGCCGTGCCCGGTCTGCGGCGACACCGTGCGGGAGATCTCCTTCGCCGACAAGGCGTTCCAGTACTGCCCGACCTGCCAGACCGGCGGCAAACCGCTGGCCGACCGGAGGCTCTCCCGGCTGCTCAAGTGA
- a CDS encoding DUF983 domain-containing protein, whose protein sequence is MNRLVHGADGRDWVLRSQLEWRPPATADDFEHDVAGSHAPGIAMLFVTVVLAVILVVWMPEDVVVPSWVLLALLLIVIFFPLRWILRRPWTVVAETEGDATGERPSERWVGTVRGMFSVRGEMSRIAKTIQKHSLPDFDGPLHPVE, encoded by the coding sequence ATGAACCGCCTGGTACATGGTGCCGACGGTCGTGACTGGGTTCTCCGGAGCCAGCTGGAGTGGCGGCCACCCGCCACCGCGGACGATTTCGAGCACGACGTGGCCGGTAGCCACGCCCCCGGTATCGCCATGCTGTTCGTCACCGTGGTGCTCGCGGTGATCCTGGTGGTGTGGATGCCGGAGGACGTGGTGGTGCCCAGCTGGGTGCTGCTGGCCCTGCTGCTGATCGTGATCTTCTTCCCGCTGCGCTGGATCCTGCGGCGGCCGTGGACCGTGGTCGCCGAGACCGAGGGCGACGCCACCGGTGAGCGCCCGTCGGAGCGCTGGGTGGGCACCGTCCGCGGCATGTTCTCCGTGCGCGGCGAGATGAGCCGGATCGCCAAGACCATCCAGAAGCACTCCCTGCCCGATTTCGACGGGCCCCTGCACCCGGTGGAGTAG
- a CDS encoding S49 family peptidase, whose protein sequence is MSVTDKLTSRIPGLAERGERKDVVSVVKLHGVITPQASPLSRGAINLSALETALTRAFGHDRLKAVALLINSPGGAPTQSGLVAERIRQLADKKGVPVLAFTEDVAASGGYWLACAADEIFAHRTSLVGSIGVISGGFGFTGLLERFGVERRLHTAGENKSRLDPFSPEKPEDVEWLKKLHTQLHELFVSWVKERRGDRLKGGDELFNGDVWLGAKAVELGLVDGVGNLREVLAERYPDAEIAIAEPKKPLLAKLGIGAPAAAVLDAVSAKAAWSRFGL, encoded by the coding sequence ATGAGCGTGACGGACAAGCTGACCTCCCGGATTCCCGGTCTCGCCGAGCGCGGCGAGCGCAAGGACGTGGTGTCGGTGGTGAAGCTGCACGGGGTGATCACCCCGCAGGCCTCACCGCTGTCCCGGGGTGCGATCAACCTGTCCGCCCTGGAGACCGCGCTGACCCGCGCCTTCGGCCACGACCGGCTCAAGGCGGTTGCGCTGCTGATCAACTCACCGGGTGGGGCGCCCACCCAGTCCGGGCTGGTGGCCGAGCGGATCCGGCAGCTCGCGGACAAGAAGGGCGTGCCGGTGCTCGCCTTCACCGAGGACGTCGCGGCTTCCGGCGGCTACTGGCTGGCCTGCGCGGCCGACGAGATCTTCGCCCACCGCACCTCGCTGGTCGGCTCGATCGGCGTGATCAGCGGCGGCTTCGGGTTCACCGGCCTGCTCGAGCGCTTCGGCGTGGAGCGGCGGCTGCACACCGCGGGCGAGAACAAGTCGCGGCTCGACCCGTTCAGCCCGGAGAAGCCCGAGGACGTCGAGTGGCTCAAGAAGCTCCACACGCAGCTGCACGAGCTGTTCGTGAGCTGGGTCAAGGAGCGCCGAGGTGACCGCCTCAAGGGCGGCGACGAGCTGTTCAACGGCGACGTCTGGCTGGGCGCGAAAGCGGTCGAACTGGGCCTGGTCGACGGCGTCGGCAACCTGCGCGAGGTGCTCGCCGAGCGCTACCCGGACGCCGAGATCGCCATCGCCGAGCCGAAGAAGCCGCTGCTGGCCAAGCTCGGCATCGGCGCGCCGGCCGCGGCCGTGCTCGACGCCGTCTCCGCGAAAGCCGCCTGGTCCCGCTTCGGCCTCTGA
- a CDS encoding DUF485 domain-containing protein — translation MSSSEPLTEADWKRVQASPEFRQLRKRLRNFVFPMTVLFLGWYLLYVVLADYAHGFMSTKLVGNINVGLVLGLLQFVSTFVITGLYVRHANRHLDPVADKIREDIEGAGK, via the coding sequence GTGAGCAGTAGTGAACCGCTGACCGAAGCCGACTGGAAACGCGTCCAGGCCAGTCCCGAGTTCCGTCAGCTGCGCAAACGCCTGCGGAACTTCGTGTTCCCGATGACCGTGTTGTTCCTCGGCTGGTACCTGCTCTACGTGGTGCTCGCCGACTACGCGCACGGCTTCATGTCCACCAAGCTCGTCGGCAACATCAACGTGGGCCTGGTGCTGGGCCTGCTGCAGTTCGTCTCGACCTTCGTGATCACCGGGTTGTACGTGCGGCACGCGAACCGCCACCTGGATCCGGTCGCGGACAAGATCCGTGAGGACATCGAGGGGGCGGGCAAGTGA
- a CDS encoding glycoside hydrolase family 16 protein yields MKRRRFGRALAAAVAGAALVTVPLTVPAGASVPPPPTGWTQVWADDFDGAAGTLPNGNNWRFSLGHGYPGGPANWGTGEIAAHTNNPANVSLDGSGNLRITPLRDGAGNWTSARIETNKQDFKAPENGVLRVESRLQMPNVTGEAALGYWPAFWMLGSPYRGNWWNWPGIGEFDIMENVNGINSVWGVLHCGTAPGGPCNENNGIGTSRTCPGASCQSAFHTFTFEWDRSTSPNQLRWYVDGQQFHQVSQNQLDATTWTNMTSHAGYFIILNVAMGGAFPNGVAGIGTPTAATVPGRPMVVDYVAAWTRGGGGTGDPGGTDAYGTIQAENHQQQNGLTTQTTTDAGGGQNVATAANGDWARYNGIKFGSQTATQVKARVASGAGGGVSGLVEVRLDSLSNPPIGSFSVGNTGGWQSWQTIPANISGVTGTHDVYLSFRSGQPSDFVNVNWFTFAP; encoded by the coding sequence GTGAAAAGACGCCGGTTCGGCCGGGCGCTCGCCGCCGCGGTCGCCGGTGCGGCACTGGTCACCGTTCCGCTGACCGTCCCGGCCGGGGCTTCCGTGCCCCCACCCCCGACCGGCTGGACCCAGGTCTGGGCGGACGACTTCGACGGTGCCGCGGGCACCCTGCCCAACGGCAACAACTGGCGCTTCAGCCTCGGCCACGGCTACCCCGGTGGCCCGGCGAACTGGGGCACCGGCGAGATCGCCGCGCACACGAACAACCCGGCGAACGTCAGCCTCGACGGCAGCGGAAACCTGCGCATCACGCCGTTGCGCGACGGCGCCGGGAACTGGACCTCGGCGCGGATCGAGACCAACAAGCAGGACTTCAAGGCACCGGAGAACGGCGTGCTGCGCGTCGAAAGCCGGTTGCAGATGCCGAACGTCACCGGGGAAGCCGCGCTGGGCTACTGGCCGGCGTTCTGGATGCTCGGCTCGCCGTACCGCGGCAACTGGTGGAACTGGCCCGGCATCGGCGAGTTCGACATCATGGAGAACGTCAACGGGATCAACTCCGTGTGGGGCGTGCTGCACTGCGGCACCGCGCCCGGCGGGCCGTGCAACGAGAACAACGGCATCGGCACCAGCCGCACCTGCCCGGGCGCCAGCTGCCAGAGCGCCTTCCACACCTTCACCTTCGAGTGGGACCGCAGCACCAGCCCCAACCAGCTGCGGTGGTACGTCGACGGTCAGCAGTTCCACCAGGTCAGCCAGAACCAGCTGGACGCGACCACGTGGACCAACATGACCAGTCACGCCGGGTACTTCATCATCCTGAACGTGGCGATGGGCGGGGCCTTCCCGAACGGGGTGGCCGGTATCGGCACGCCGACCGCGGCCACCGTGCCGGGGCGGCCGATGGTGGTCGACTACGTGGCCGCGTGGACCCGCGGCGGTGGCGGCACCGGTGATCCCGGTGGCACCGACGCCTACGGCACCATCCAGGCGGAGAACCACCAGCAGCAGAACGGCCTGACCACGCAGACCACCACCGACGCCGGTGGCGGCCAGAACGTGGCGACCGCGGCCAACGGCGACTGGGCCAGGTACAACGGCATCAAGTTCGGTTCGCAGACCGCCACCCAGGTCAAGGCGCGGGTCGCCTCCGGCGCGGGCGGCGGGGTGAGCGGGCTGGTCGAGGTGCGGCTGGACAGCCTGTCGAATCCGCCGATCGGGTCGTTCTCGGTGGGCAACACCGGCGGCTGGCAGAGCTGGCAGACGATCCCGGCGAACATCAGCGGGGTCACCGGCACGCACGACGTCTACCTGAGCTTCCGCAGCGGGCAGCCGTCGGACTTCGTGAACGTCAACTGGTTCACCTTCGCACCGTAA
- a CDS encoding sensor histidine kinase yields the protein MNAVSGLPLAQIIPWSVAAVAVILLIVVLVRSRRPASFVDDAVLEAVRRMSKATPDLRRGLDENSADRITTQMLETLKCVAVGITDADGTLLSWDGEANEHYDDLRDAIAVTIRRHRREVVGHEKLPCNHRGNCLMRTAVIVPLIVEEQTQAVLIVVGRTRGKRLVEMADAVSQFVCTQFELARLEDLKLQLQQAEVKALRAQISPHFVYNALNTISSLIRTDPEEARELLQEFADFTRYIFRSSGMFTSLAEELRNIDRYLTIESARFAGKLNVRLKIAPEVLSVVVPFLIIQPLVENAVKHGLWNKPNGGTVTVIAQDHGAEALISVEDDGVGMDPARLSELHDSHQSGAHVGLGNINQRMRQLFGDEYALTVETAPGAGMKVTLRVPKYARGVRATVPEYTEAAQDRDPAADSVPAAVVHQPVVQPQRGRGHTARHRPQSTREGRPTAAGPR from the coding sequence ATGAACGCCGTGTCCGGGTTGCCTCTCGCGCAGATCATCCCGTGGAGCGTCGCGGCCGTCGCGGTGATCCTGCTGATCGTCGTGCTCGTCCGCAGCCGTCGTCCGGCGAGCTTCGTCGACGACGCGGTGCTCGAGGCCGTCCGCCGGATGTCCAAGGCCACCCCGGACCTTCGCCGCGGCCTCGACGAGAACTCCGCGGACCGCATCACCACGCAGATGCTCGAGACGCTCAAGTGCGTGGCGGTCGGCATCACCGACGCCGACGGCACGCTGCTGTCCTGGGACGGCGAAGCCAACGAGCACTACGACGACCTGCGCGACGCGATCGCGGTGACCATCCGGCGGCACCGCCGCGAGGTGGTCGGGCACGAGAAGCTGCCCTGCAACCACCGCGGCAACTGCCTGATGCGCACCGCGGTGATCGTGCCGCTGATCGTCGAGGAGCAGACGCAGGCGGTGCTGATCGTGGTCGGCCGCACCCGCGGCAAGCGGCTGGTCGAGATGGCCGACGCGGTCTCGCAGTTCGTCTGCACCCAGTTCGAGCTGGCCCGCCTGGAGGACTTGAAGCTCCAGCTGCAGCAGGCCGAGGTGAAGGCGCTGCGGGCGCAGATCTCGCCGCACTTCGTCTACAACGCGCTGAACACCATCTCCTCGCTCATCCGCACCGATCCGGAGGAGGCGCGCGAGCTGCTGCAGGAGTTCGCCGACTTCACCCGATACATCTTCCGGAGTTCCGGCATGTTCACCTCGCTCGCCGAAGAGCTGCGCAATATCGACCGCTACCTGACCATCGAGAGCGCGCGGTTCGCCGGCAAGCTCAACGTCCGGCTGAAGATCGCGCCCGAGGTGCTCTCGGTGGTGGTGCCGTTCCTGATCATTCAGCCGCTGGTGGAGAACGCGGTCAAGCACGGGCTGTGGAACAAGCCGAACGGCGGCACGGTCACGGTGATCGCGCAGGACCACGGCGCCGAGGCGCTGATCAGCGTGGAGGACGACGGCGTCGGCATGGACCCGGCGCGGCTGTCCGAGCTGCACGACTCGCACCAGTCCGGCGCGCACGTCGGCCTGGGCAACATCAACCAGCGCATGCGCCAGCTCTTCGGCGACGAGTACGCGCTGACCGTGGAGACCGCGCCCGGCGCGGGCATGAAGGTGACCCTGCGGGTGCCGAAGTACGCGCGCGGCGTGCGGGCCACCGTGCCGGAGTACACCGAGGCCGCGCAGGACCGCGACCCCGCCGCCGACTCGGTGCCCGCGGCGGTCGTGCACCAGCCGGTGGTGCAGCCGCAGCGCGGCCGCGGCCACACCGCGCGCCACCGCCCGCAGTCCACCCGCGAGGGTCGTCCGACGGCGGCGGGACCCCGCTGA
- a CDS encoding LytR/AlgR family response regulator transcription factor yields MLVTVSTHEDTSGLLVLAVDDEPHGLSELAHCLENNPAIRRIFTCTDATDALRLLASDDAEVRYRKDRGLAPVDAVFADLNMPGLSGMEMSRVFATLNPAPVLVFVTGHPEEAVNAFDLGAVDYVLKPCKQERLDKAIKRVLQSLQAAPAPAAPAGQEPVKTDDEVIAVELAGNTKLIPRANVRWVEAQGDYARLFTTDGSHLVRIPLAQLEERWEKAGFVRIHRSYLVALQLITELRMGQGGYQVVIGNEEKLLPVSRRHTRELKDRLVGSSRNS; encoded by the coding sequence ATGCTTGTCACTGTGAGTACCCACGAAGACACTTCGGGCCTGCTGGTGCTGGCCGTCGACGACGAGCCGCACGGCCTGTCCGAACTCGCCCACTGCCTGGAGAACAACCCGGCCATCCGGCGGATCTTCACCTGCACCGACGCCACTGACGCGCTGCGGCTGCTGGCCTCGGACGACGCCGAGGTCCGCTACCGCAAGGACCGCGGCCTGGCCCCGGTCGACGCGGTGTTCGCCGACCTGAACATGCCCGGCCTGTCCGGCATGGAGATGTCGCGCGTGTTCGCCACGCTGAACCCGGCGCCGGTGCTGGTCTTCGTCACCGGGCACCCGGAGGAGGCGGTGAACGCCTTCGACCTCGGCGCGGTCGACTACGTGCTCAAGCCGTGCAAGCAGGAACGCCTGGACAAGGCCATCAAGCGGGTGCTGCAGTCGCTGCAGGCCGCTCCCGCGCCCGCCGCCCCGGCCGGGCAGGAGCCGGTGAAGACCGACGACGAGGTCATCGCGGTCGAACTGGCGGGCAACACCAAGCTCATCCCGCGCGCGAACGTGCGCTGGGTCGAGGCGCAGGGCGACTACGCGCGGCTGTTCACCACCGACGGCAGCCACCTCGTGCGCATCCCGCTGGCCCAGCTCGAAGAACGCTGGGAGAAGGCGGGTTTCGTCCGCATCCACCGGTCCTACCTGGTTGCGCTGCAGCTGATCACCGAGCTGCGGATGGGCCAGGGCGGCTACCAGGTGGTCATCGGCAACGAGGAGAAGTTGCTGCCGGTGAGCCGCAGGCACACCCGTGAGCTGAAGGACCGGCTGGTCGGCTCGTCGCGGAACAGCTAG